The Algoriphagus sp. TR-M9 genome has a window encoding:
- a CDS encoding bile acid:sodium symporter family protein, translating to MITKLARTLNKVGINGFLLGLFAAILFAWLFPQFGSRTSSIPWKPIINVGIALVFFFYGVKLNPVQLKAGLKNWRLHMLIQLSTFVIFPVLVFLILPFLPWIDKDFQLGISYLSVLPSTVSASVVMVSIAEGNIPGAIFNASISSLLGVVVTPLWMGLLVDSAAIQMEFLPTLGELSVKVLLPVALGVMAHRWLFPRIAKHIAMIKYLDQTVIMIIVFTSFAQSFAQQVFLPYSYTVLVEVALTMLSLFFLIWIIIAGVCRMLGFRRDDRITALFCGSKKSLVQGVVIGKVIFPDPAVLGLVLLPVMLYHIQQLIIGSMIASKFGRLQNQT from the coding sequence ATGATTACAAAACTTGCCCGTACACTCAATAAGGTTGGGATCAATGGGTTTTTGCTGGGCTTATTTGCAGCTATCCTTTTTGCCTGGCTTTTCCCCCAGTTTGGATCCCGTACATCATCTATTCCCTGGAAGCCCATCATTAATGTGGGAATAGCCTTGGTGTTTTTCTTCTATGGGGTCAAGCTCAATCCAGTTCAGCTTAAAGCTGGTTTAAAAAACTGGAGGCTGCATATGTTGATCCAGCTTTCTACTTTTGTGATTTTCCCTGTTCTGGTATTCTTGATCCTTCCTTTTCTTCCTTGGATCGATAAAGATTTTCAGTTGGGGATCAGTTATCTCTCCGTACTTCCCTCTACCGTAAGTGCTTCGGTAGTAATGGTTTCTATAGCCGAAGGCAATATTCCAGGAGCTATATTCAATGCCAGTATCTCCAGTCTATTAGGGGTGGTGGTGACTCCGCTTTGGATGGGGTTATTAGTGGATTCAGCAGCTATACAAATGGAGTTTTTACCAACGTTAGGCGAACTTTCAGTCAAAGTTTTGCTGCCTGTAGCACTTGGCGTGATGGCTCATCGCTGGCTTTTCCCCAGGATTGCCAAGCATATCGCGATGATCAAATACCTAGATCAAACTGTCATAATGATCATTGTGTTTACTTCCTTTGCACAATCATTTGCGCAGCAGGTTTTTTTACCTTATTCATATACCGTATTGGTTGAAGTTGCATTGACCATGCTTAGCTTGTTTTTCTTGATTTGGATTATTATAGCGGGTGTTTGCAGAATGCTGGGTTTTAGGAGAGATGATAGAATCACGGCTCTTTTTTGTGGGTCAAAAAAATCTTTGGTACAGGGGGTGGTCATCGGAAAGGTTATTTTTCCTGATCCAGCCGTCTTGGGACTAGTCTTATTGCCAGTAATGCTTTACCATATTCAGCAGCTGATTATTGGCAGTATGATCGCTTCTAAATTTGGACGATTACAAAATCAAACATAA
- a CDS encoding acyl-CoA-binding protein, which yields METMNLESAAALTKKFTQKPSNEELLKLYGLYKQATLGDNDTERPGGFDFKAAAKYNAWENQKGKSKKEAEEEYIELVKNLSEKYI from the coding sequence ATGGAAACGATGAATCTAGAAAGCGCCGCAGCCTTGACCAAAAAATTCACCCAGAAGCCTAGCAATGAAGAATTGCTGAAATTATACGGGCTTTATAAGCAAGCTACCCTAGGTGATAATGATACAGAAAGACCTGGCGGGTTTGATTTTAAAGCTGCTGCCAAGTATAACGCCTGGGAAAACCAAAAGGGGAAATCCAAAAAAGAGGCTGAGGAAGAATACATTGAATTGGTAAAAAACCTTTCAGAAAAGTACATCTAA
- a CDS encoding citrate synthase yields MSESAKLSFQGKDYEFPVITGTENESAIDIAKLRASSGLITLDPGYKNTGATKSAITFLDGEEGILRYRGYRIEDLAEKSNFLEVSYLLIYGELPTQEQYENFSKEITHHTLVHEDIKKILEGFPSNAHPMGVLSSLICALTAFYPDSLNPNRNKEEVNLSIVRLIAKMPTFAAWAYKNEMGHPVNYPDNSLDYCSNFLKMMFALPAEKYDVDPVVASALDKLLILHADHEQNCSTSTVRIVGSSQASIYASISAGINALWGPLHGGANQSVIEMLEAIKADGGDAKKYLDKAKDKNDPFRLMGFGHRVYKNFDPRAKIIKKAADDVLGKLGVNDPVLEIAKELEHAALNDQYFIDRQLYPNVDFYSGIIYRALGIPTDMFTVMFALGRLPGWIAQWKEMRENGEPIGRPRQVYTGANERDYVSMNKR; encoded by the coding sequence ATGTCTGAATCAGCTAAGCTTTCTTTCCAAGGCAAAGACTATGAATTCCCGGTAATCACCGGCACTGAAAATGAATCAGCGATTGACATCGCAAAACTAAGAGCATCCTCGGGACTGATCACCCTTGACCCGGGCTACAAAAACACCGGTGCTACCAAAAGCGCCATCACTTTTTTGGATGGTGAAGAAGGAATTCTTCGCTACAGAGGATACAGAATTGAAGATCTGGCTGAAAAGTCAAACTTCTTGGAAGTTTCTTATCTTCTGATCTATGGTGAATTGCCGACCCAAGAGCAGTACGAAAACTTCTCCAAGGAAATCACTCATCACACCTTAGTACACGAAGACATCAAGAAGATCCTGGAAGGCTTTCCTTCCAATGCCCACCCGATGGGAGTACTTTCTTCTTTGATTTGTGCTTTGACCGCTTTCTATCCGGATTCTTTGAACCCAAACAGAAATAAAGAAGAAGTCAACCTAAGCATAGTCCGCTTAATCGCTAAGATGCCAACTTTCGCAGCTTGGGCTTACAAGAATGAAATGGGGCACCCGGTAAACTACCCGGACAACTCATTGGACTATTGCTCAAACTTCCTGAAAATGATGTTTGCCCTTCCAGCAGAAAAGTATGATGTGGATCCTGTGGTAGCTTCTGCTTTGGACAAACTACTCATCCTTCACGCAGATCATGAGCAAAACTGCTCTACATCTACTGTAAGAATCGTAGGTTCTTCTCAGGCCAGTATCTATGCTTCCATTTCTGCAGGTATCAATGCACTATGGGGACCACTTCATGGTGGGGCGAATCAATCTGTAATCGAGATGCTAGAGGCCATTAAAGCTGATGGTGGAGATGCCAAGAAGTACTTGGACAAAGCTAAGGACAAAAATGACCCATTCAGACTGATGGGCTTTGGTCACAGAGTTTATAAGAACTTTGATCCGCGTGCGAAAATCATCAAAAAAGCCGCAGACGACGTGCTTGGTAAACTAGGTGTCAATGATCCAGTATTGGAAATCGCTAAAGAACTGGAGCACGCTGCTCTTAATGACCAATACTTCATCGACCGTCAACTGTATCCAAATGTAGATTTCTACTCTGGAATCATCTACAGAGCGTTGGGAATCCCTACAGATATGTTTACAGTAATGTTTGCACTTGGTCGTCTACCGGGCTGGATTGCTCAGTGGAAAGAAATGAGAGAAAATGGAGAACCAATCGGTCGTCCAAGACAGGTATACACCGGCGCTAATGAGCGCGACTATGTGTCCATGAATAAAAGATAA
- a CDS encoding BrxA/BrxB family bacilliredoxin, producing MYPEELIAPMRAELSNVGFEEFKTAEQVEEHLGPDHKGTTFIVVNSVCGCAAGAARPGVTYALENASAKPTTLATVFAGNDREAVDKFREITLPYPPSSPAMALFKDGELVHFIERHHIEGRNAKMIGDHLVEVFEHFCA from the coding sequence ATGTATCCAGAAGAATTGATCGCTCCCATGCGAGCGGAACTTTCGAATGTAGGATTTGAAGAATTTAAAACAGCTGAGCAAGTGGAAGAGCACTTGGGACCAGATCATAAAGGCACCACTTTCATCGTGGTAAATTCCGTTTGCGGCTGCGCAGCTGGTGCTGCCCGCCCGGGTGTTACGTATGCATTGGAAAATGCAAGTGCAAAGCCAACCACTCTAGCTACCGTATTTGCCGGTAACGATAGAGAAGCTGTGGACAAGTTCAGAGAGATCACCCTGCCTTATCCTCCCTCCTCCCCGGCAATGGCACTCTTCAAAGACGGTGAGCTAGTTCACTTCATCGAGCGTCATCATATCGAAGGTAGAAACGCCAAGATGATCGGCGATCACCTAGTAGAGGTTTTCGAGCATTTTTGCGCATAA
- a CDS encoding iron-sulfur cluster assembly protein: MSTESNTETNAGQITDLKEKVVQAIKLVYDPEIPVDVYELGLIYEITVYPVNNVYVLMTLTSPNCPSAEYIPTEVKDKIQQIQDINNVEVELTFDPPYSQDMMSEAAKLELGFL, encoded by the coding sequence ATGTCAACAGAAAGTAATACAGAAACAAACGCAGGACAGATCACAGACCTCAAAGAAAAGGTAGTACAAGCTATCAAATTGGTATATGACCCAGAGATCCCTGTGGATGTGTACGAGCTAGGATTGATCTATGAGATCACGGTATATCCGGTGAACAATGTCTACGTGCTCATGACTCTTACTTCACCGAATTGCCCTTCTGCAGAATATATCCCTACCGAGGTGAAGGATAAAATTCAGCAAATCCAGGACATTAACAATGTAGAAGTAGAACTAACATTTGATCCCCCATACTCCCAAGATATGATGTCCGAAGCGGCAAAACTTGAATTGGGATTTCTATAA
- a CDS encoding SufE family protein encodes MSSIQEVQDEIVSEFEILGDDKESTIYYIMEIGGSLEEFPENERIEENTIKGCQSKVWLIANEESGKIHFQADSNTDITKGLISLLLRVLNYRSPEEIIKADLNFVERIGMGSIIGSQRSNGFASMIKQIKLYALAIQSKQNA; translated from the coding sequence ATGAGCAGTATCCAAGAAGTCCAAGACGAAATAGTTTCAGAATTTGAAATTCTCGGAGACGACAAGGAATCGACCATATATTACATCATGGAAATAGGCGGGAGCCTGGAGGAATTTCCTGAGAACGAAAGAATAGAAGAGAATACCATCAAAGGCTGCCAGTCCAAAGTCTGGCTGATCGCCAATGAGGAAAGCGGCAAAATTCACTTCCAAGCAGATTCCAACACAGATATCACCAAGGGGTTAATCTCATTGTTATTGAGAGTATTGAACTATAGGAGCCCCGAGGAGATTATCAAAGCAGATCTTAATTTCGTAGAACGTATCGGAATGGGGTCTATCATCGGTAGCCAGAGAAGCAATGGTTTTGCCTCGATGATCAAGCAAATCAAACTTTACGCTTTGGCAATCCAAAGCAAGCAAAATGCCTGA
- a CDS encoding cysteine desulfurase, with product MAIDIEKIRGLFPVLHQEVHGKPLVYFDNAATTQKPKAVLDALNNYYQTDNSNIHRGAHTLADRATRYYEETREALRQFINASESAEILFTKGTTEGINLVASTFGRKFIAKGDEIIISTLEHHSNIVPWQMLCEEKGAILKVIPINDAGEILYEEFEKLLSPKTKLVSIVHASNALGTINPVKKIIAAAHAVGAKVLLDGAQSSSHLQVDVQDLDCDFFSFSAHKLYGPTGLGVLYGKRAILESMPPYQGGGEMIKEVTFEKTTYNEIPFKFEAGTPNIGDVIAFKAALDFVNNLGKDQIRQHEDELLRYANELLAEVKGFIPVGTAAEKVSVLSFNINAMHPYDVGMMLDANGIAVRTGHHCTQPLMKRLGIEGTVRASFSVYNSKSEIEKLAESVSRIARIKNK from the coding sequence ATGGCAATAGATATCGAAAAAATCAGAGGCTTGTTTCCGGTACTCCATCAGGAAGTGCATGGCAAGCCTTTGGTTTATTTTGACAATGCAGCTACCACACAGAAGCCAAAAGCTGTATTGGATGCATTGAATAATTATTACCAAACGGACAATTCAAACATCCATCGCGGGGCACATACACTGGCAGATCGAGCTACTAGATATTATGAGGAGACCCGTGAGGCGCTTCGACAGTTTATCAATGCCAGTGAATCTGCAGAAATACTTTTCACCAAAGGAACCACCGAAGGAATCAATCTGGTGGCTTCTACATTTGGTAGAAAGTTTATCGCAAAAGGAGATGAAATCATCATTTCTACACTGGAGCACCATTCCAATATAGTTCCTTGGCAGATGCTATGTGAGGAAAAGGGAGCGATTCTCAAGGTAATTCCTATCAATGATGCTGGAGAAATTCTCTATGAAGAATTTGAGAAACTGCTTTCTCCAAAAACTAAATTAGTGAGCATAGTACATGCTTCTAATGCACTTGGAACTATCAATCCTGTAAAAAAAATAATCGCAGCGGCTCATGCTGTAGGTGCGAAAGTGCTTTTGGATGGAGCCCAAAGTTCAAGCCATTTGCAAGTGGATGTGCAGGACCTGGACTGTGATTTCTTTTCGTTTTCGGCACATAAGCTTTATGGTCCCACTGGACTAGGAGTGCTATACGGCAAAAGAGCAATATTGGAATCCATGCCTCCTTACCAAGGTGGAGGCGAAATGATCAAAGAAGTGACTTTTGAAAAGACCACTTATAACGAGATTCCTTTCAAATTCGAAGCAGGGACACCGAATATCGGAGATGTAATCGCCTTCAAAGCAGCGCTTGATTTTGTAAACAACCTCGGAAAAGACCAAATCAGACAACATGAGGATGAACTACTGCGCTATGCCAATGAGCTTTTGGCAGAGGTAAAAGGCTTTATTCCCGTGGGCACCGCTGCAGAGAAAGTGAGTGTATTGTCCTTCAATATCAACGCCATGCATCCTTATGATGTGGGCATGATGCTGGATGCCAATGGCATTGCAGTCCGTACAGGTCATCACTGTACCCAGCCTTTGATGAAAAGATTGGGGATTGAAGGAACTGTAAGAGCATCTTTTTCAGTTTACAATTCGAAATCAGAAATAGAAAAACTGGCAGAAAGCGTAAGCAGAATCGCCCGAATCAAAAATAAATGA
- the sufD gene encoding Fe-S cluster assembly protein SufD, whose translation MSTLIKQEILGELLNATGKGFEKNRAEGKIAFESQGFPTNKSEEYKFTAMTKKLEQSIQNFGTAAPFEVTAEEVKKHLFAGFTGDVLVFTNGHFQPSVSSEISGIEVSELSRKPDTALGSIAKPEKDPFCAVNQAAFSDGIFISVPKKAVVEKPILLLNLNKANEGQVIQPRTWIEAGDFAEVTFIQHTVNLSDETYFSNRVTEVKGGLNSQIRFYKLQNEGKNTLEVSNTETAIQQDARFTSVTVSLSGEMVRNNLSLNILGSNSEGNMYGIYLLNGSSHVDNHTNVDHTIPHAESNELYKGILADQSRGVFNGKIFVRQDAQKTNAFQQNNNILLSEDAVVNTKPQLEIWADDVKCSHGCTTGQLDEEALFYLQARGIAKDQAKGLLLYAFAGEVLDYITDESFREYCISLVQERLGSKF comes from the coding sequence ATGAGTACGCTTATTAAGCAAGAAATTCTTGGGGAACTGTTGAATGCTACTGGCAAGGGCTTTGAAAAAAACCGGGCTGAAGGAAAAATTGCATTTGAATCCCAAGGCTTTCCTACCAATAAATCAGAAGAATACAAGTTCACCGCCATGACCAAAAAACTGGAACAAAGCATCCAGAATTTTGGGACAGCAGCACCTTTTGAAGTGACTGCTGAGGAGGTAAAAAAACACCTATTTGCTGGTTTCACTGGAGATGTTTTGGTATTTACCAATGGCCATTTCCAGCCTTCAGTTTCTTCTGAAATCTCCGGAATTGAGGTATCAGAACTTTCCCGCAAACCAGATACGGCACTAGGAAGTATTGCTAAACCTGAGAAAGATCCTTTCTGTGCAGTAAACCAAGCAGCATTCTCAGATGGGATTTTCATTTCTGTCCCTAAAAAAGCGGTAGTAGAAAAGCCGATTTTACTGTTGAACCTAAACAAGGCCAATGAGGGACAGGTCATACAACCTAGAACCTGGATTGAAGCTGGAGATTTTGCCGAAGTAACTTTTATCCAGCATACCGTTAACCTCAGTGATGAAACCTACTTCAGTAACAGAGTGACTGAGGTGAAAGGTGGTCTTAATTCTCAAATCCGTTTTTACAAACTTCAAAATGAGGGTAAAAACACGCTGGAGGTAAGCAATACCGAAACAGCTATTCAGCAAGACGCAAGATTCACCTCTGTAACTGTATCGCTATCTGGAGAAATGGTAAGAAACAACTTGAGCCTGAATATCCTAGGTAGCAATTCAGAAGGAAATATGTACGGAATATACCTGCTCAATGGAAGTAGCCACGTGGATAATCATACCAATGTGGATCATACTATTCCCCACGCAGAGTCCAATGAACTATATAAAGGTATACTAGCTGATCAGTCTCGCGGTGTTTTCAATGGTAAAATATTCGTAAGACAGGACGCCCAGAAAACCAATGCCTTCCAGCAGAACAACAACATACTGCTCTCTGAAGATGCGGTAGTGAACACCAAACCCCAACTTGAAATCTGGGCAGATGATGTAAAGTGTTCGCATGGCTGTACCACCGGCCAGCTGGATGAGGAGGCTTTATTTTACTTGCAGGCAAGAGGTATCGCAAAAGACCAAGCCAAGGGTCTGTTACTTTATGCTTTTGCAGGTGAGGTACTGGACTACATCACTGACGAAAGCTTCCGTGAATACTGCATTTCCCTAGTGCAGGAGCGCTTGGGAAGTAAATTTTAA
- the sufC gene encoding Fe-S cluster assembly ATPase SufC, which translates to MLTIKNLHASIEGTPILRGINLEVKAGEVHAIMGPNGSGKSTLASVLAGREEYEVTEGEVSFQSKDLLDLSPEDRAREGVFLAFQYPVEIPGVSSTNFLRTAVNQVREYRGQDPLDAVKFLTLMKEKMKLVEMDQKLLSRALNEGFSGGEKKRNEIFQMAMLEPTLSILDETDSGLDIDALRIVSNGVNQLKSKDNATIVVTHYQRLLDYIVPDYVHVLYNGRIVKSGTKELALELEEKGYDWIKEEVDSKATV; encoded by the coding sequence ATGCTTACTATTAAGAATTTGCACGCTTCTATTGAAGGAACCCCCATCCTTAGAGGTATCAATTTGGAAGTAAAGGCCGGTGAGGTTCATGCGATCATGGGACCAAACGGATCAGGTAAATCTACCCTGGCCTCCGTACTGGCAGGAAGGGAAGAATATGAAGTAACGGAAGGTGAAGTATCTTTCCAAAGCAAGGATTTACTGGATCTCTCTCCAGAAGATCGTGCCAGAGAAGGTGTTTTCTTAGCATTCCAATACCCTGTGGAAATTCCGGGCGTGAGCTCTACAAACTTCCTAAGAACAGCTGTGAATCAAGTCAGAGAGTACCGTGGACAGGATCCCTTGGATGCAGTGAAGTTTTTGACTTTGATGAAAGAAAAAATGAAGCTGGTAGAAATGGACCAGAAGCTTCTCAGCAGAGCCTTGAATGAAGGATTTTCCGGAGGAGAAAAGAAAAGAAATGAGATCTTCCAAATGGCCATGCTTGAGCCTACTTTGTCTATTCTGGATGAGACTGACTCAGGTTTGGATATAGATGCGCTTCGAATTGTATCGAATGGTGTCAATCAGCTAAAGTCGAAAGACAATGCTACCATCGTGGTGACTCACTATCAGCGATTATTGGATTACATCGTTCCTGATTATGTACACGTGCTTTACAACGGTAGAATCGTAAAATCAGGCACCAAAGAACTAGCCCTGGAGCTAGAAGAAAAAGGCTACGACTGGATCAAAGAAGAAGTCGATTCCAAAGCTACAGTCTGA
- the sufB gene encoding Fe-S cluster assembly protein SufB produces MSKDNQILEELTSKEYEHGWSVNYEADEAPVGLTEDTIRWISAKKEEPAWLLEWRLKAFKTWEKMSEPNWANVHYPKIDLQALKYYSAPKQSKKPKSLDEVDPELLDIYKRLGIDLNEQKRLQGIAVDAVLDSVSVATTFKDTLSKLGIVFCSFSEAVKDHPELVKKYLGSVVPMTDNYYAALNSAVFSDGSFCFIPKGVRCPMELSTYFRINAANTGQFERTLIVAEDESYVSYLEGCTAPQRDENQLHAAVVEIYAGAHAEVKYSTVQNWFPGDKDGKGGIYNFVTKRGICAGDHSKISWTQVETGSAVTWKYPSCILKGDHSIGEFYSVAVTNNYQQADTGTKMIHIGKNTKSRIVSKGISAGKSQNSYRGQVQVMKRAANARNFSQCDSLLMGDRCGAHTFPYIDINNPSAKVEHEATTSKIGEDQLFYCNQRGIATEDAVALIVNGYAKEVLNQLPMEFAVEAQKLLALTLEGSVG; encoded by the coding sequence ATGAGCAAAGACAATCAGATTTTAGAAGAACTAACATCAAAGGAATACGAACACGGATGGTCAGTAAATTACGAAGCCGATGAGGCTCCCGTAGGATTAACTGAAGACACTATCCGATGGATATCTGCCAAAAAAGAAGAGCCAGCCTGGCTACTGGAGTGGAGATTGAAGGCTTTCAAGACCTGGGAAAAAATGAGCGAGCCAAATTGGGCCAATGTGCATTACCCTAAAATTGACCTTCAGGCACTCAAGTATTACTCTGCACCCAAGCAGTCAAAGAAGCCTAAGAGTCTGGACGAGGTAGACCCTGAATTGCTGGATATTTACAAGCGTTTAGGCATAGATCTCAATGAGCAAAAGAGACTCCAGGGCATCGCCGTAGATGCAGTATTGGACTCCGTCTCTGTAGCTACCACCTTTAAAGACACGCTTTCCAAACTAGGGATCGTTTTCTGTTCTTTCAGCGAAGCTGTAAAAGATCACCCCGAATTGGTGAAGAAGTACCTAGGCTCTGTGGTTCCCATGACAGATAATTATTATGCCGCGTTGAATTCCGCTGTATTTTCTGACGGCTCCTTCTGTTTTATTCCTAAGGGCGTACGCTGCCCGATGGAGCTTTCTACTTACTTCAGGATCAATGCTGCAAATACAGGTCAATTCGAAAGAACTCTGATCGTAGCTGAAGATGAATCATACGTTTCCTACCTAGAAGGATGTACCGCTCCGCAAAGAGATGAAAATCAGCTTCATGCAGCTGTGGTAGAAATCTATGCAGGTGCGCATGCTGAAGTGAAATATTCTACCGTTCAAAACTGGTTCCCAGGTGACAAGGATGGCAAAGGAGGAATTTACAATTTCGTAACCAAGCGTGGAATCTGCGCTGGAGACCATTCCAAAATATCTTGGACTCAAGTAGAGACCGGATCTGCGGTGACCTGGAAGTATCCTTCCTGTATTCTGAAAGGCGACCACTCTATAGGCGAATTCTATTCCGTAGCGGTCACCAATAACTATCAGCAGGCAGATACCGGGACCAAGATGATCCATATCGGTAAAAACACCAAGTCAAGAATTGTATCTAAAGGTATTTCTGCAGGCAAATCCCAAAACTCTTACAGAGGTCAGGTACAGGTAATGAAGCGTGCGGCCAATGCCCGAAACTTCTCTCAATGTGACTCTCTATTGATGGGCGATCGATGTGGAGCCCACACCTTCCCTTACATTGATATCAATAATCCTTCTGCCAAAGTAGAACATGAAGCTACTACTTCGAAAATCGGAGAAGATCAGCTTTTCTACTGTAACCAAAGAGGAATTGCTACCGAGGATGCTGTAGCCCTTATCGTAAATGGCTATGCCAAGGAAGTATTGAACCAATTGCCAATGGAATTCGCTGTAGAAGCACAGAAACTATTGGCTCTAACACTGGAGGGTTCAGTTGGCTAA
- a CDS encoding Lrp/AsnC ligand binding domain-containing protein codes for MDKILDIDNIDLKIISLLNEDAKTPYTEIAKKVFVSSGTVHVRMKKLEDMGIVKSATLNIDFSKLGYDISAFLGIYLEKSSLYDTVIEKLKTISEVVSAYYTTGNYSIFAKIICRDTNHLRIVLDNIQKVEGIDRTETLIVLEESINRPIQFFDKEN; via the coding sequence ATGGATAAAATTTTAGATATCGATAACATAGACCTGAAAATCATCTCGCTTTTAAACGAGGATGCGAAAACTCCATATACTGAAATTGCCAAAAAAGTGTTCGTTTCCTCAGGAACAGTCCATGTTCGGATGAAAAAGCTAGAGGACATGGGCATAGTCAAAAGCGCCACACTTAATATTGATTTCTCCAAGTTAGGTTATGACATCTCCGCTTTCTTGGGTATTTATCTGGAGAAGAGCTCCCTTTATGATACGGTGATCGAAAAACTCAAAACCATCTCCGAGGTGGTCTCTGCCTATTATACCACTGGGAATTATTCGATTTTCGCCAAAATCATCTGTCGGGATACCAATCATCTCCGAATCGTGCTGGATAATATCCAGAAGGTAGAGGGCATTGACCGGACCGAAACCCTGATCGTTTTGGAGGAATCAATCAATCGACCTATACAGTTTTTTGACAAGGAAAATTAA